The following proteins are co-located in the Gemmatimonadales bacterium genome:
- a CDS encoding thiamine pyrophosphate-dependent enzyme, with the protein MKRYPAYDPPEYVSWKPDQALVSEFGTTARQDPARRTIVDSLDETALLELYAGLVRTRLHDVALKRWVRTGVISKAWLGTGEEAATVGPVHALDRTLDIVAPMIRNAGACAEMGMPVADSFRSYLGTADSPSHGRDLHHGAMRYRVLQPISHVGDMVPVIAGIALASKLRGEKRVAMTWIGDGSTKAAVTHEGFNFAAVQKVPAIFIVQNNQVALGT; encoded by the coding sequence GTGAAACGCTACCCCGCCTACGACCCGCCCGAGTACGTCTCGTGGAAGCCGGATCAAGCCCTGGTCTCCGAGTTCGGGACGACGGCGCGCCAGGACCCCGCGCGCCGGACGATCGTGGACTCGCTGGACGAGACGGCGCTGCTGGAGCTGTACGCGGGGCTGGTCCGCACCCGGCTTCACGATGTGGCCTTGAAGCGCTGGGTACGCACCGGCGTTATCTCCAAGGCGTGGCTCGGCACCGGCGAGGAAGCCGCGACGGTGGGACCGGTTCACGCGCTCGACCGCACGCTCGATATCGTCGCGCCCATGATCCGCAACGCCGGCGCGTGCGCCGAGATGGGGATGCCGGTCGCCGACAGCTTTCGTAGCTACCTCGGCACCGCGGACTCGCCCTCGCACGGCCGCGATCTTCACCACGGCGCGATGCGGTACCGCGTGCTCCAGCCCATCTCCCACGTTGGCGACATGGTGCCCGTCATCGCCGGGATCGCGCTTGCCTCGAAGCTGCGCGGCGAGAAGCGCGTCGCGATGACGTGGATCGGCGACGGCTCCACCAAGGCGGCCGTGACGCACGAGGGGTTCAACTTCGCCGCGGTTCAGAAGGTCCCCGCCATCTTCATCGTGCAGAACAACCAGGTCGCCCTGGGCAC